One Lacticaseibacillus rhamnosus genomic window carries:
- a CDS encoding dihydroorotate dehydrogenase — protein MAIQLPGLTMKNPFMPASGTFGFGEGYAKQYDLNLLGALVTKSTTLMPRIGNQGKIYADGPSSTLNAVGLKNPGAEVVLHEKLPWLASHYPDLPIIASIAGADVAEYTAVAKKLSAAPNVKALEVNISCPNVDQGGMAFGTDPSVAAAVTKAVKEASSVPIFVKLTPNVTDITTIAKAVEAAGADGISLINTFVGMRLDIQTGEPILTNVTGGVSGPALFPMALHMVYQVAHTVHIPIIGMGGVSSGHDVAEMLAAGAKAVAIGSANYYQEQAIPKIAAEFARIQEGQAV, from the coding sequence ATGGCCATCCAGTTACCGGGTTTGACGATGAAGAACCCCTTTATGCCCGCCAGCGGGACATTTGGGTTTGGCGAAGGTTACGCCAAACAATATGATCTCAATCTATTAGGTGCTTTGGTTACCAAATCAACGACTTTAATGCCCCGAATCGGCAATCAAGGCAAGATTTATGCTGACGGGCCAAGCAGTACGCTGAATGCGGTTGGGCTAAAAAACCCCGGAGCAGAGGTCGTGTTACACGAAAAGCTGCCGTGGCTCGCGTCCCATTACCCAGACTTACCGATTATCGCTAGCATTGCGGGCGCCGATGTTGCTGAATATACAGCAGTAGCCAAAAAGTTAAGCGCCGCCCCAAATGTAAAAGCGCTAGAAGTCAACATCTCGTGCCCGAATGTCGACCAAGGCGGCATGGCGTTTGGAACCGATCCCTCCGTGGCCGCTGCGGTAACAAAAGCAGTCAAGGAAGCTAGTTCCGTTCCTATCTTTGTTAAATTGACGCCGAATGTAACGGATATTACTACGATTGCCAAAGCTGTTGAAGCAGCAGGTGCAGATGGGATTTCTTTGATCAATACCTTTGTCGGCATGCGCTTAGATATCCAAACTGGCGAACCGATTTTGACCAATGTAACCGGTGGCGTTTCCGGACCGGCGCTGTTCCCGATGGCGTTGCATATGGTTTATCAAGTCGCGCACACGGTTCACATTCCGATTATCGGGATGGGTGGCGTCAGTTCCGGTCATGACGTCGCCGAGATGCTGGCAGCCGGTGCCAAGGCAGTCGCCATCGGTTCAGCTAATTATTACCAAGAACAGGCAATCCCCAAAATTGCCGCAGAATTTGCACGTATTCAGGAAGGACAGGCGGTATGA
- the carB gene encoding carbamoyl-phosphate synthase large subunit: MPKRQDIHKILVIGSGPIIIGQAAEFDYSGTQACLALREEGYEVVLVNSNPATIMTDTEIADRVYIEPLTVEFVSQILRKELPDAILPTIGGQIGLNLAMKLSNTGILDELGIELLGTKLSAIDQAEDRELFKNLMQKLHEPVPESAIANNVQEAQEFADKIGFPVIIRPAFTMGGTGGGIADNEKELAEIAENGLNLSPVTQVLIERSIAGYKEIEFEVMRDASDSAIVVCNMENFDPVGVHTGDSMVFAPTQTLTDKEVQMLRDSALKIIRALKIEGGCNVQFALDRNSFKYYVIEVNPRVSRSSALASKATGYPIAKMAAKIAVGLNLDEIKNPVTKKTWAEFEPALDYVVTKLPRFPFDKFENGDRTLGTQMKATGEVMAIGRTLEESLLKAVRSLEVGLIHPRRPEFSKLSDDELSKHIIQANDERLFYLAEAFRRDYTIDEVAELSKMNPFFLDKIKHIVELERELAAHKADLSLLAEVKRYGFADEEIAKLWGLHADQIRQMRKEQHILPVYKMVDTCAGEFASDTPYYYSTYESSTESTKSDKPSILVIGSGPIRIGQGVEFDYATVHSVKAIQKAGYEAIIMNSNPETVSTDFSIADKLYFEPLTLEDVLNVIDLEQPKGVIVQFGGQTAINLAEPLAKRGIKILGTSVADLNRAEDRDLFDQVIKELKLPQPEGGTATDKDGALAVADKIGYPVLVRPSYVLGGRAMEIVHDADELASYIDRAVSVSHDHPVLIDHYLVGKECEVDCISDGETVVLPGIMEHIERAGIHSGDSMAVYPPQTFSQDIIDQITDATIKLSRALNCIGLMNVQFIIHQGKAYVIEVNPRASRTVPFLSKVTNVKLAQVATLAILGLSLKEQGFTTGLLPNQAGIHVKAPVFSFSKLNHVDSLLGPEMKSTGEVMGSDTTLAKALYKAFEAAGMHLPQFGRALITVKDADKVEATELAKRFREVGYQLVATSGTAKAFEAAGITVATIEKLDSGKETILEDIADRKIQLVINTMTADKKASSDGFRIRETAIEHGVPLMTSLDTADAILKVLESRAFSMTPIRS; encoded by the coding sequence ATGCCAAAACGTCAAGATATTCATAAAATCTTAGTGATCGGCTCTGGCCCAATTATCATCGGTCAAGCCGCAGAATTTGATTACTCAGGGACGCAAGCCTGTCTCGCATTACGTGAAGAAGGCTATGAAGTTGTTTTGGTAAACTCCAATCCGGCCACGATTATGACCGATACCGAAATTGCTGATCGCGTCTATATTGAACCGTTAACTGTCGAATTTGTCAGTCAGATTTTGCGCAAAGAGTTGCCAGATGCCATTTTACCAACCATCGGCGGCCAAATCGGGTTAAATCTTGCAATGAAGCTCAGCAATACCGGCATTTTAGACGAACTTGGGATCGAATTGCTAGGTACCAAATTAAGCGCGATTGACCAAGCCGAAGATCGTGAACTGTTCAAAAATTTGATGCAAAAATTGCACGAACCGGTGCCGGAATCAGCCATTGCAAACAATGTTCAAGAAGCGCAGGAATTTGCCGACAAAATCGGGTTCCCGGTTATCATTCGACCAGCGTTCACCATGGGCGGCACTGGCGGCGGTATCGCTGACAACGAAAAAGAATTAGCCGAAATTGCTGAAAACGGCCTGAACCTCAGCCCGGTCACCCAAGTCTTGATCGAACGCTCCATTGCCGGTTACAAAGAAATTGAATTTGAAGTGATGCGCGATGCTTCCGACTCCGCAATCGTTGTCTGCAACATGGAAAACTTCGATCCAGTCGGGGTGCACACCGGTGATTCGATGGTCTTTGCGCCAACTCAAACCTTAACGGATAAAGAAGTCCAGATGTTACGTGACTCGGCACTCAAGATCATCCGGGCCTTGAAGATCGAAGGCGGCTGCAATGTCCAATTCGCACTCGACCGCAACAGCTTCAAATATTACGTCATCGAAGTCAATCCTCGGGTATCCCGCTCAAGTGCTTTGGCTTCTAAAGCAACCGGTTATCCGATCGCTAAAATGGCCGCTAAAATCGCAGTTGGCTTAAACCTTGACGAAATTAAGAACCCAGTCACCAAGAAAACCTGGGCCGAATTTGAGCCGGCACTGGACTATGTGGTCACCAAATTACCCCGGTTCCCATTTGACAAGTTTGAAAATGGTGATCGAACCCTCGGCACCCAAATGAAGGCAACCGGCGAAGTGATGGCAATTGGCCGCACACTTGAAGAAAGCTTACTAAAAGCGGTGCGTTCGCTTGAAGTCGGTTTGATTCACCCGCGGCGCCCTGAATTTTCTAAGCTAAGTGATGATGAGCTAAGCAAACACATTATTCAGGCCAACGATGAACGCCTCTTTTATCTAGCCGAAGCCTTCCGTCGTGATTACACGATTGATGAAGTTGCGGAATTATCCAAAATGAATCCGTTTTTCCTCGACAAGATCAAGCATATTGTTGAATTGGAACGGGAATTAGCCGCCCACAAAGCTGATTTATCATTACTAGCTGAAGTAAAACGGTATGGGTTTGCGGACGAAGAAATTGCCAAACTCTGGGGATTGCACGCCGACCAAATTCGCCAGATGCGTAAGGAACAGCATATTTTACCGGTTTATAAAATGGTCGATACCTGTGCCGGCGAGTTTGCCAGCGACACCCCATACTACTACAGCACCTATGAAAGCAGCACGGAAAGCACCAAGAGTGATAAACCAAGTATTCTGGTAATCGGTTCCGGCCCCATCCGAATTGGCCAAGGGGTGGAATTCGATTATGCCACGGTTCATAGTGTTAAGGCGATCCAAAAAGCCGGGTATGAAGCGATCATTATGAACAGTAACCCCGAAACCGTCTCAACCGACTTTTCAATTGCGGATAAACTGTATTTTGAACCGTTGACGCTTGAAGATGTCCTGAATGTCATTGACCTGGAGCAACCAAAAGGGGTTATCGTTCAATTTGGCGGCCAAACTGCGATTAATTTAGCCGAACCGCTTGCAAAACGGGGCATTAAGATTCTGGGAACCTCGGTAGCCGACCTCAACCGGGCCGAGGATCGGGACTTGTTTGATCAAGTCATTAAAGAACTTAAGTTACCGCAACCAGAAGGCGGTACGGCTACTGACAAAGATGGCGCTTTAGCAGTCGCCGATAAAATTGGTTATCCCGTTTTGGTTCGCCCAAGTTATGTTTTAGGCGGCCGGGCAATGGAAATCGTTCACGATGCTGACGAATTAGCGAGTTACATTGATCGCGCGGTATCGGTTTCGCACGACCATCCAGTTTTGATTGACCACTATTTAGTCGGCAAAGAATGCGAAGTCGATTGCATTTCCGACGGTGAAACCGTGGTACTGCCTGGCATCATGGAGCACATTGAGCGCGCCGGCATTCATAGCGGTGATTCGATGGCCGTTTATCCACCGCAAACATTTAGTCAGGATATTATTGACCAGATTACCGATGCAACCATCAAACTGTCGCGCGCTTTAAACTGCATCGGCTTGATGAACGTGCAATTCATCATTCATCAAGGCAAGGCTTATGTCATTGAAGTCAACCCGCGGGCAAGTCGGACTGTTCCATTTTTGAGCAAGGTCACAAACGTTAAACTGGCTCAAGTCGCAACCTTGGCCATCCTCGGTTTAAGTTTGAAGGAACAAGGCTTTACGACTGGTCTGCTGCCTAATCAAGCTGGTATCCACGTCAAAGCGCCGGTCTTCAGTTTCTCCAAACTCAATCACGTTGACAGTCTGCTTGGACCGGAAATGAAATCCACCGGAGAAGTCATGGGCAGCGATACAACGCTGGCAAAAGCTTTATACAAGGCGTTCGAAGCAGCAGGTATGCACTTGCCACAATTTGGCCGCGCTTTAATCACGGTTAAGGATGCCGATAAAGTTGAAGCTACCGAGCTGGCTAAGCGCTTCCGTGAAGTAGGCTACCAGTTAGTTGCTACCAGCGGCACAGCAAAGGCGTTTGAAGCCGCCGGGATTACGGTCGCGACGATTGAAAAGCTTGACAGTGGTAAAGAAACGATTCTCGAAGACATTGCCGACCGCAAGATTCAACTGGTCATTAACACTATGACGGCAGATAAAAAGGCGTCAAGCGATGGATTCCGCATTCGGGAAACCGCGATTGAGCATGGCGTGCCGTTAATGACGAGCCTTGACACGGCCGATGCCATTTTGAAAGTATTGGAATCGCGTGCCTTCTCAATGACACCGATTCGCAGTTAG
- a CDS encoding carbamoyl phosphate synthase small subunit, with protein sequence MKRYLILEDGSVFPGVGFGAETVTTGEIVFNTGMSGYQETITDQSYNGQIITFTQPLIGNVGINRDDYESIDPTAKGIVVRDVARVTGNWRSQMTLDEFLKRKHIPGISGVDTRALTKKIREVGAMKASIVDAADEHAFDQLKALVLPKNQVQQVSTQQAYPAPGTGRNVVVIDFGLKHSILRELAKRQCNVTVLPSTTTAATILELAPDGVMLTNGPGDPKDVPEALDMIRGIEGKIPLFGICLGHQLFALANGADTFKMKYGHRGFNHPVREIATGRIDFTSQNHGYAVDPDSIDPDTLLVTHVEINDGTVEGLRHRLYPAFTVQFHPDAAPGPHDADHLFDEFMEMMDAFSDRTQKG encoded by the coding sequence ATGAAGCGCTATTTAATTCTGGAAGACGGCAGTGTTTTTCCTGGCGTCGGCTTTGGTGCGGAAACGGTCACGACTGGTGAAATTGTTTTTAACACCGGCATGAGCGGCTACCAAGAAACCATTACGGATCAAAGTTACAATGGCCAAATCATTACATTCACGCAACCGCTCATCGGCAATGTCGGTATTAACCGTGATGATTACGAAAGCATTGATCCGACTGCAAAGGGGATTGTGGTTAGAGACGTTGCGAGGGTCACCGGTAATTGGCGTAGTCAGATGACGCTGGATGAATTTCTCAAGCGCAAACATATTCCCGGTATCAGCGGCGTTGACACCCGGGCGCTGACCAAAAAAATCCGGGAAGTCGGTGCCATGAAAGCCAGTATTGTGGATGCCGCCGACGAACATGCCTTTGACCAGCTCAAAGCATTGGTACTGCCAAAGAATCAAGTACAACAAGTCTCGACTCAGCAGGCTTATCCGGCACCGGGTACTGGCCGCAATGTGGTGGTCATTGATTTTGGCCTCAAACATAGCATTTTACGGGAACTGGCTAAACGTCAATGTAACGTGACCGTGTTGCCGTCCACAACCACTGCGGCTACCATTCTAGAATTAGCACCGGATGGCGTCATGTTAACCAATGGCCCTGGGGATCCGAAAGATGTGCCGGAAGCATTGGATATGATTCGCGGCATTGAAGGTAAGATTCCACTATTCGGGATTTGTCTTGGCCACCAGTTATTTGCACTGGCAAACGGCGCCGACACCTTCAAAATGAAATACGGCCACCGCGGGTTCAATCATCCGGTTCGTGAAATTGCGACCGGCCGCATTGATTTCACCAGTCAAAACCACGGTTACGCCGTTGATCCTGACAGCATTGACCCGGACACCTTGCTGGTCACCCACGTGGAAATTAACGATGGCACGGTAGAAGGGTTGCGGCATCGCCTGTATCCGGCTTTCACCGTCCAATTCCATCCGGATGCTGCGCCAGGTCCACACGACGCCGACCATCTTTTTGATGAATTTATGGAAATGATGGATGCATTCTCAGATCGTACGCAGAAAGGATAA